Below is a window of Sciurus carolinensis chromosome 6, mSciCar1.2, whole genome shotgun sequence DNA.
TTGTGTTATTAATCTGTTTTTGGAAACTATCTTTAAATCTATAGATGTATATGCTAGTTATGGGCAGGTGGGAAGTTactgttattttagttttttaaggtaTGCCTCTGGAAGAAGTATTTGACTCTGCTATTCCAAGTTCTTACCAAGGTATAACGTAGTTGAAAAATAGAACATGCTGACGTGCCTAGAATCAgaaatccagctgggcacagtggtactagcctatagtcccagctactcaggagtttAGGCAGGAAAGTCagttgagcccaggagttggggGCTAGACTGGGCAATGACTAAATGACACTTGTCTcttagaaaggaaaagagaaaaattttcaaCCTTAGAAATACATTCTACAAGTGTACCTGtattttttaagttccttttcattttgaaaattctgtGGTTGTATAGAATCTAATGAAGCTTTGAAATATGTCAGAGGATACTTTTATTAAGAGAAattatttccagttattttctCTTAAGCaaatttttcagataaagatGCAGCCGACGTGGGAGAAACCAAAGTAGATGGGCTTAAATAAGAGAGTTTATCTCTTTCTGATGTTAGAGTTCAGCACACACATTCCAGGACTGTTCCTTCTGTCTTTATGTTCAGCCATCTCCAGAATCCTCAGAGTCCAACATACTCTGTGTTCGTGTTGTCAATCAGCAAGGAGCGGGGGAGTAAGGCActgtatatttttcttccattcacaACGACAATATTTACACAAATAGCCACATCTAGCGGAAAAACAGATATGAAGTGTAGTCTTTACTTTGGACAATTGTGTGCCCAGCTAAGAATGTGGATAGTGCTGTTTCTGCAGAAGAACAGGAATACAGATGGTAAAGGCAGCTCTCAGCGTTTGTCAAATATGTCTTTCCTTGTATTTCTGCAATGCCATACTGCAACACTGCTAATTtgtccattcttctttaaaatagttttttcctCTGATCCAGGGTTACAAGTACAGATTATTACTTCCTAAGTGATGGTCTTTATGTACCTGAGGACCAGCTGGAGAACCAAAAACCATTACAATTGGATGTGATTTTGGTGAAACCTTGTAAACTCTGTAGCAGTCCAGAAGAAAATGCTGCAGTGTCTTCTGCAAAGAAGCCCAAGCTAACACTGGAAGATGCAGGAAACACTGCCTCTGCTAACCGTAACTTGGATTCAGAAGGACTGACAAAGGACACCATGACACACAGAAGTGACCAAGCTTGCCAGGAGCCATCATGTTCATGTTCTGAAAGTCAGCAATGCCACACTACAGCCAGCACTAAGGAAATTCTGGAAATCTTGGAGAAGGGGGATGCATTTGTTTTAGATAttgacttagattttttttctgtcaagaaTCCCTTCAAAGAAATGTTCACTCAGGTAAATatcatattgtgtgtgtgtttgtgtgtgtgtgtgtgtttgtttttgtttttttagtactgaggatttattccagaggcactctaccaccaggctacaccccagctcttttaaattatttttattttgacatagggtcttactgagttgcccaggcaagccccaaacttgtgatcttcctgcctcagcctcctacatcactgggattataggcacgctccaccatgcccagctctaaaTATGGTGTCTTTATACCATAGATCTTGAAATTTTGTGACATTTCTCTTAAGATTAGGGATACTAAGCTTCTGCAAACAGTCATATAGTGTTATTTTAGGTTTTGGAGGACACATTCTCTGTTATATGTTCTGTCTTATTTTAGGTGTTTGTTTTTGTAACCTCTTAAAATTATATACAGATCGAGCATTCATACTCTGAAAATCCAAAGCCTACAGTGCtgcaaaatctgaaactttttaaaCATCATGATGAAGTGCACCAGTAAAGTCTATGCAGATattctaaaaatctgaaatacttctggttTCAAGCATTTTAGACAAAGGATACTCAACTTCTATTAAATACTTTACAATTTAATAgctattatttttagtattatgaAGAGAATAGAGTGTTTTTGTTACATCTATGCTTACTGACGCTGTGATCTTGAGAAAGGCACTTAACCTTTCTGACCTGTGTTTTCTTCAAgtataaagtagaaataataatcaTACCAGCAGGttggtgtagctcagtagtagagtgcttggtGCTGTGTTCTATCCCCAACAttgcaaatgaatgaataaataacagtCAGAACCAACTCTTGGAATTGTTCTATCAGTAAAGCACAGAGGATAGTACCACAACACTGTGCTTAATAATTTTAGCTCTTGGTTATAACTTCTTCCTGGCAGTAGTTTTAAGTAGAATTATTGGGATAAAATACATCCATCTATATAACAGACTGTCTAGTTGTACTAAACAAGGGGAGGATATTCTCCTACAGTGTTTAATAGGCATCTTTCGGGATAGAGCCTCCTAACAGGTTCTTTATCTGGCCATTCTGCTCTACTATTGCCTTTATACTAAGAATTTTCTTCTGTTGCTTGAGAAATCTGCACAGGGGACTTGGCGGGTTTGTTGTGATTATTAAAGACATATATATCACTGATAATAAAAGCTAAAATCAATTTAGATCCTTGAGTACATCCGTTGGTATAATGGTTATTAAAAATGTTGTAATGAGCCAGTAGCCACCTGTTCTTTTCCCATAGATAGTTTTTCTACATTATTGTCATGCCCATCTGGGTAGAGTTGCcctaaagaaattatatttacaaCTGCAatcttaaatacatattttcccTGATTCTCCCAAACCTTTGAATAATTAACTTAAGATGTTCTCTTTGTGTCACAGACTGTTGTTTGCTTAAAGTATATTGTTGAAAAAATTAACCtagatattttggttttgtttttcaggaaGAATACAAAATCTTACAAGAGTTGTACCAGTTTAAAAAGCCTGGTAGCAACCTAACTGAGGTATTTACCATTTGTTTCTTCTGGGTTTTATCTTTTTCACATATATCATAATATCTTGTAACTTCTTAGAATGATATCAAAGTACTATGcaaattctttgtgtgtgtgtatgtgtgtctttaTTGATAAAACCCATGGTTAATACTTGGAAATCATGTATTGACCATTTAAACTGAGATTTTCATTATAagattttacttgtttattgagAAAATAACAACATAATCTTAGCTTTTCAATGTATTTATAGGAAGATTTAGTAGATATTGTTGATTCTCGAATTCATCAATTAGAAGATTTAGAAGCAACTTTTGCTGATTtgtgtgatggtgatgatgaagaAACTGTACAGAAATGGGCTTCAAATCCTGGGTAAGACtcccaaaattttttttccctcaaatttgCCAATTTTCAGTCCTAAATATATGTCTAAATAGATTAGatactttgcttttttaaaaattagtattagGACTGAAGATACAACTctgcagtagagcacttgcctagcatgtgtgaggccctgggtttgatccccagaactgcaaattttaaagaaaaaaaaaaattagttttaaatttctACACAGATTTACTACTAATAGTtagcatttattaaatgttttatgtgCTCTATATCTAAGGATTTCTTTTGCattatgtaattttttccttACAACAAtataggatttatttttattatgttcatttaatatatgaagaaaccaaggcacagagttCAGTAAGTTGCCCTGAGTTATATCTTAAGTGGGCATCTTTTTGTTATTGTACATTAGCAGCCCCTAAGTGTAAAGTATTATACTAGGTCTTTTGGAGAATTAAAGATGGGCAATCCCTGTTCTAagcagaataagaaaagaaaatttatctaTCAACAGAGAAGTAAATTACTTGACAAGTAAATTTCAGTAAGAAAACTTGGCTTCTTTTAAGAATAACCCAACAAGCCAgatgtgatggtgcacacctgtaatctcagcacctcagaagactgaggtcggagaatttcaagttcaaagccagccttagcaacttaaagacaccctaagcaacttagtgagaccctgtctcaaaataaaaaataaaaaagaataggggacagaatggcaattatcaagaatacaaacaacaataaattttggcgaggatgtggggaaaaaggtatactcatacattgctgatgggactgcaaattggtgcaaccactatggaaagcagtatgaagagtcctcagaaaacttggaatggaactaccatttgaccccattatcccactcctaggtttatacccaaaagacttgaATGaagtcaacatactacagtgccacagccacatcaatgttcttagcagctcaattcacaatagctaaattatggaaccaacctaggtgcccttaagcagatgaatgaataaagaaattgtgatatatatacacaatggaatattactcagccttaaaagaagaataaaattatggcatttgctagtaaatgaatgaagctggagaatgccatgctaagtgaaataagccaatcccaaagaaccaaagaccaaatgttttctctgatgtgcagatgctaattcataataaaggAGAgatgggctgggaagatagctcatttggtagagtgcgctcgccttgcaagcacaaggccctgggttcgatcacccgtactgcaaaaaaaaaaaaaaattagactgaagggaggggaggggcaagAGGGTAGGAAGGAgcatagaatgaattggacattattaccctatgtgcatatatgattacatgacttgcgtaactctacatcatgtacaaccagagcatgagaagttatactccatttatgtatgatgtgtaaTAAATCGTGCACAACCGTAGGGacgaaaagatgtatcccatttgtgtacaatgaatcaaaatgcagtctgtaaaaagaaaagaataatttaaaataaagacaaatgaaattgtaaaaaaaaaataaaataaaagactgaagcTATCAATTGTGTATAAGTTGATAATtcctaaatattaaaaaacatgaacaaggcttaaaaaaattttttttttttttaaaaaggactgggaatgtggctcagtggttaagaacccctaggttcaaactccagtagcccaaaaaaaaaaaaagaataacccaagaaagaaatgataaatgtttgagataaTAATATGCCAATTACCCTGACTTGATTATTGTATactatttacatatattgaagTACTACATTAATATGTTTAACTATTGTGTTTCAGTTAAAAAGAATAGCGTAACTATGACTAAAGGAATTTATTTTCACTCTTCATTAAGAGCAGGATTTGAAGGCTGATTCTTCATCAGGTCATTTATATGGCTGATTCTTTCATTGTTAATGTTACTTTGAAAATATAGAGGGGGAGAAAGGCTTTCAGAATGAAAGCCTTTAGTATTAAACCTGGTATGAAAGTATATTACATAGATATTATAgttgcttttctttataattctttaaGTCATGTAAACTCAAAGAACCAGAAGACTAAAACCATAGGCAAATTTTTATCCTCATATACGTAGGAAGAtcagaatttgtttattttaaaacaatctccCACAAGTTGTAAGATTGTTCTTTATAGTATAAATAGAAGTAATCAGCTGTAAGATAGCTACATAACATGAGAAATTAGAGTCATCATACTTTAAGTCAGAACACAAGCAGCCACCAAATTTGTCATGATGGTTATTGAAAGTAATTTATCAGCTGCCTAGAAGAATGCAGAAACTGGGACAGTGGTTCCCTCTGAAGAGAGAAATCATGGCTAAAAGATGAAGTATATGACCAAGTAATACCTTCTtttgctatgtacatgtattgcctattcaaaaatattcattgtaattcctacttaaaaatattcataaagtgctggggttgtgactcagtggtagtgtgctcatttggcaaatgtgaggcactgtgttcgatcctcagcatcacataaaaataacaaataaaataagagtattgtgtccatctgcaactaaaaaaaaattttttttaatcaaagatatAGTTATTGTCATTAAAGAATTGGTACAGAAGAATAATGCTTAATAGTTTCATCACAGTAGTAAATATTGATCAGGGCACTTGAACAtcagttaatattttttctcttcagaaTAGGGAATTAGTTCTAAAAATGATACCctcttttttgaaataatgatggaagaagaaaataaataagtcacGTGAGTCTTAAAAATACTGGAAAGTACCCACTATTTTGTAATTCCATGAAGTCTCAAGCCAAGTTTAAAACTGcaccagcaaaaacaaaaatagcccGGAAGCCTTGGAGTCCTAAATGTAGCCATAGACCTTCCACTGAAACCCACTCTGTTGCTGAGCATGGCCAGGTAGCTCTTCAGCATCTGCCAGAAGTTCCAAGTCAGAGTTAAAAACTCAACAGTACAGCAACAGCATGAGTTTAGACTGGTTGGATTTGTGGGGGAGGTGGtggggcagaggggctggggaagagATCAGGAAAggtgaatgaaataataaagaacatttatttcttgGTATTTTAAGGTGAGACTTGAGCAGTTTTTATCTTCCCAAGCATCATATGAAGCATATTATTCATGGTACATATTAAGTGTAATGTATCATTTGCTACTGTAGTTTTAGTGTAGAGGTGGTTGTGGTATTTAATTGAGTGGGATGGCTTTTTTTCAGAATGGAATCACTAGTTCCACTTGTACAGAGTTTGAAAAAACGGATGGAAGTGCCAGATTATGAAATGGtaagtattttatattcaaaCATAAAGTTGAACTCTTATAAAAGCAGTTTTCTGGGaagaaaaatttgatttttgttgaagtgattcatttttatttgtttttctgaagtctgaatgaattaagaaataagtGCTTCTAAAATACTGCGTTTTAGAAGTCAGAATACTgaaaaaattttctaagaaaaacatTCTTGGGGCTGGGCTGttgcttagtggcagagcacctgtctcacatgtgtgagacactgggttcaatccttagcactacataaaaataataaaataaagacatgctgtccatctacaactaccaaaaaaaaattgttttccaaattttttgtATGAAGCCAAACAACTatgtacttttattattattattttgttgatatTCACCAGACAATAATAAATCTATAATTTCTAAAGTTCATTCCTTATTAATTCCTATTTATACTTCTTTtggcttttcttttcctctttgaaaaaatttcttgtattttaaaaaccaagaaaaggTGAAAGAGCTGTggctaatacattttaaatgtgttagctctttcttttttgtcaacAGTGATCTGAATGCTATGACCAAAGATACTTTTAATCATAATTCTTCtacttttatatcattttagTCTTTGAAGAATATATTCTCTCATTTAATGCAGTACTGCCGGTAGAGAAAACTGGGGCTTAAAAAGTTCAAGTGACTTTTCTCAAATTTATGCTATCCATTTAAGACATCCATGTCTTCTGCCTTAGTCTGGTTCTTCTCTTCAGTAAGaagtgttgaatgttttctttggttaTAGAATACAatcggcttttttttttttttttttttttttttttgcggtactggggatcgaactcagggccttgtgcttgtgaggcaagcactctaccagctgagctatctccccagcccacaatcgGCTTTTTTGAACTGACATTTAAGTATTGGCTTAATGctcaatttataaatatatatatatatatattattattttatatatataataatataaatataatttttatatatttttataaatatatatatatatatttcaccaAAAGAATATTTTGGTTAACCTTGAACTAAAACACtgtttttttgttaaaaaacattctttttggTTAAAAAGAAATACACTTAGAGTTTGAAAATGCTTTTGAGCTCCCGTTATATTATCTAACATGTCTTCAAGCAAGTGTGCTTTAATCTTTACATTGCatcttaatttttgttattgaggAATTTTGTGTGGTGCTTGGGGAAAAAGAGGTGACAGGGACTCAGTCACAGATTATGTAATCATGTATGATGTGCTTAAAGCTGTAGTGTGAGAACTCTGATCACTTTAGTGGAAAAGAACCTGCAGAATCTATTATTTTACTACATTCAGTGATCACTGCCAACTATATCTTTGGTGCATATCCAAAGCCACCAATAAAATAGAGTGGAATATTGTTCTGTGTTTTATACTTATGTACTCTAAGCAAagttatatatgatatatttgaGTTCCAGTTTTCAAAACTTCAAAGCTGAAGTTGAAAAAAGACAGCCCGTAAGCATCTTCTGGCTTTCAGACATTTACTTTTGTAAATAAGACTGGAAcaccatttatttacatttagaaCACATCtaaccaggtgcagtgacacacacctgtaatctcagctacttgggaggttgaaatgggaggattgcaaagttcaaagctaacctctgcaacttagagagaacctgtctcaaaataaaaaataaaaagggttgggaatatagctcagtggtagagtgcttgcttagcatgcataagaccctgggttcaagccagTACCCAAAACAGGAGGGCACGGGGGAATGTAacagctcagtagcagagcacccctggattcaatacccccccccaaaaaaaaatagatagatagatactaGTATTGTGTGGTTATACATATAAAGGATATATAAGAAAACAATATGTTAAAGTAGGAGAAAAATGTTCTATTGTATCAAAGCTTTGAATGTAATACAAGATGCctgtatttaaaaagtaaatgaaataatataaaaagtggagtgtgaatattatatatagttttatatcaacttttaaaatctaaataaaatatataatttgctaGAAAATATGTACTACCAAAATCCACTCAAAGAGGAGAGACTAAGTAAACTGacaatcataaaatgaaaaagtaaagaattatTCCTAAAAATAGCACTTGCCCAGACCATTGTAAGACCAGTTCTACCAAAACTTCAGAAAGCAATAACTTAATGTGGATtagaatttaaggaaaacaatcccaatacataaaaatgtttaaaaattagaagaggTGTCATTGGGGCCATTAATAATCAAAGAATCTTTTAAGATCAACAGTTTTACAGTGCAATTT
It encodes the following:
- the C6H5orf22 gene encoding UPF0489 protein C5orf22 homolog isoform X2, with amino-acid sequence MPADTVFDKETLFGELSIENWIMPAVYAGHFSHVIWLHPTWAQQIREGKHHFFVGKDTSTTTIRVTSTDYYFLSDGLYVPEDQLENQKPLQLDVILVKPCKLCSSPEENAAVSSAKKPKLTLEDAGNTASANRNLDSEGLTKDTMTHRSDQACQEPSCSCSESQQCHTTASTKEILEILEKGDAFVLDIDLDFFSVKNPFKEMFTQEEYKILQELYQFKKPGSNLTEEDLVDIVDSRIHQLEDLEATFADLCDGDDEETVQKWASNPGMESLVPLVQSLKKRMEVPDYEMVHQAGLTCDYSELPHHISTEQEIEYLIQSVYYLLKNLPKPTLVTIARSSLDDYCPSEQVDTIQEKILSVLRSLYGTLDTHLVYSAEYSSS
- the C6H5orf22 gene encoding UPF0489 protein C5orf22 homolog isoform X1; this encodes MSDSAGELARLRCYRELPVWVVEDHQEVLPFIYRAIGSKHLPASNISFLHFDSHPDLLIPVNMPADTVFDKETLFGELSIENWIMPAVYAGHFSHVIWLHPTWAQQIREGKHHFFVGKDTSTTTIRVTSTDYYFLSDGLYVPEDQLENQKPLQLDVILVKPCKLCSSPEENAAVSSAKKPKLTLEDAGNTASANRNLDSEGLTKDTMTHRSDQACQEPSCSCSESQQCHTTASTKEILEILEKGDAFVLDIDLDFFSVKNPFKEMFTQEEYKILQELYQFKKPGSNLTEEDLVDIVDSRIHQLEDLEATFADLCDGDDEETVQKWASNPGMESLVPLVQSLKKRMEVPDYEMVHQAGLTCDYSELPHHISTEQEIEYLIQSVYYLLKNLPKPTLVTIARSSLDDYCPSEQVDTIQEKILSVLRSLYGTLDTHLVYSAEYSSS